A single region of the Mercenaria mercenaria strain notata chromosome 6, MADL_Memer_1, whole genome shotgun sequence genome encodes:
- the LOC123549908 gene encoding coiled-coil domain-containing protein 1-like, which produces MSVDDDDDVVSVITVLKDDEEDDETVSETEIDDISVGDNDDDVDEMIVDDNEAEAVTVDMTVDDDNDEEAVDMNVDDDNEEEAVDITVDDDNDDGAVDIYVDDANEDEAGNKTVDDGHDGEAGGLIVDNIGWTGDGLTVEETDMADDAIGVIAVD; this is translated from the coding sequence ATGtctgttgatgatgatgatgatgtcgtTTCCGTTATAACGGTTCTTAAAGATGATGAAGAGGACGATGAAACGGTTTCTGAAACTGAAATCGATGATATATCTGttggtgataatgatgatgacgtTGACGAAATGATAGTTGATGATAATGAAGCTGAAGCAGTGACAGTAGATATGACagttgatgatgataatgatgaagaAGCGGTCGATATGaatgttgatgatgataatgaagaAGAAGCAGTCGACATAActgttgatgatgataatgacgatGGAGCGGTTGATATATACGTCGATGACGCTAATGAAGATGAAGCAGGCAATAAAACAGTTGATGATGGCCATGATGGTGAAGCGGGAGGTTTAATAGTTGACAATATAGGTTGGACAGGAGATGGTTTAACGGTTGAAGAAACTGATATGGCTGATGATGCTATTGGTGTCATCGCTGTTGATTGA
- the LOC128558102 gene encoding prostatic spermine-binding protein-like: protein MEGIGGECMRKRRKARKEREYELRTADVVEYLVVELNSSETIVDDTELEGDVEDDIPSVEIDVTELGLCVEAENRVDFCDDNDDKIVVAEGEDEDITVDEKDGADEVTADCNDVGEYELNVDDVDDDVDDKDIEDNDEDEGDELIDGENDDGDDDLAADEVDV from the exons ATGGAAGGAATAGGCGGAGAGTGTATGAGAAAGAGGCGAAAGGCCAGAAAAGAAAGAGAAT ATGAACTTCGAACTGCTGATGTAGTTGAATATCTGGTTGTAGAACTTAATTCTTCAGAAACAATAGTTGATGACACTGAACTTGAGGGCGATGTTGAAGATGATATACCTTCAGTTGAAATTGATGTCACGGAGCTTGGTTTATGTGTAGAAGCAGAAAATAGGGTTGATTTTTgtgatgataatgatgacaaAATTGTCGTTGCTGAAGGTGAGGATGAAGATATTACTGTTGATGAAAAAGATGGAGCAGACGAAGTAACCGCTGATTGTAATGATGTAGGTGAATATGAACTAAATGTTGACGATGTTGATGATGACGTCGACGATAAAGATATAGAAGATAATGACGAAGATGAAGGAGATGAACTTATTGATGGTGAAAACGATGATGGAGACGATGATTTAGCAGCTGATGAGGTTGATGTGTAA